The following are encoded in a window of Candidatus Obscuribacterales bacterium genomic DNA:
- a CDS encoding alpha/beta hydrolase, translating to MGRKQTGRNRWLSWLGACSGFLVLGWGMPEAIAAERIVFRYAGFERSLSVEELAAFAETGELSSDLEHYTNRTDKDPEELQRALVRPIPMRLVFLDVALNSWVGEMLLERVGQTIHTSSGEANQEALRSALILSASDDDAISLIEVIQAYPTEEVYVDGENLLETYYQVSRWSDRAQELFEMMERFNPSQEE from the coding sequence ATGGGTCGTAAGCAAACCGGTCGCAATCGATGGCTATCCTGGTTAGGGGCCTGCTCGGGCTTCTTGGTGCTGGGATGGGGAATGCCCGAAGCGATCGCGGCAGAGCGGATTGTATTTCGCTACGCTGGATTTGAGCGTAGTTTATCGGTGGAGGAACTTGCGGCATTTGCCGAGACCGGTGAACTGTCGTCTGATCTAGAGCACTACACCAATCGCACTGATAAAGATCCTGAGGAACTGCAGCGGGCCTTGGTGCGTCCCATTCCCATGAGACTTGTCTTTTTAGATGTGGCGTTGAACTCTTGGGTGGGTGAAATGTTGTTAGAGCGGGTAGGACAAACTATCCATACCTCGTCGGGAGAAGCCAACCAAGAGGCGTTACGGTCAGCCTTAATTTTGTCAGCTAGTGATGATGATGCCATTAGTTTGATCGAAGTCATCCAAGCCTATCCGACGGAGGAGGTTTATGTGGATGGCGAGAATCTCTTAGAGACCTACTATCAAGTGAGCCGTTGGAGCGATCGCGCCCAAGAACTATTTGAGATGATGGAGCGCTTCAACCCTTCCCAAGAGGAATAA
- a CDS encoding putative PEP-binding protein → MHVYTLDHIQATHRPEVGDTAFHLAQTLQQGYPVLPGIVITASVLNDFLEHIDWLEPLFADLPNSTLHIEVEDPRQLQAIARTIRQGIETTPFTTTHWIEEVLHLAQNWSSQQVVLKPSLALSPEVGYFLPEASTESLIDAKIYPLTELGLREGVRHLWSDLFSAKSLFYWQRLGISLQHIQLAILVQPIATPDLSGDLYLNEQSLDIRAIWGIDHAITTGEVCPDWYHIDLATGQILEQKVEQKFYRCAVRLPDAAYEAIAPIPAIQPGLDLVAIDPSDQRAAVLSPSNLADLIELARTIAQQNPRPIRVNWLLSSLLPSPALWISHITPQTRPYHSSSIAPSTPLAHQPVPQPSPETTLWGIGVAQGQISGQVWVANERDTTLPNLPPNCILVATVFMPTWLPQLHHIAGIVTEQGGITSHGAIVAREVGIPAVVGVLNATQQLHTGDRITVDGDRGGIYRGNHPPIPPLETSSKQELESPPADRSAVATVSPHRIQLWVNLNRWSSLPQLETLPIDGVGLVRSEIALMELIEQRHPLDWIAQHQAHHIQARLVEQLQRLAKAMAPRPVFYRSLDMRSHEYQLLRGSPTLTPEVNPILGMHGTLSYTLNPAWFQLELAAIRQVQQMGYTNINLLLPFVRTVEEFQFCHQWAVRTGLTQVQAFQIWIMAEVPSVVWLLPDYVKAGVQGIAIGTNDLTQLLLAIDREHPGLSSRLDTRHPAVLRAIAQLVRTAKQLQIPCSICGQIPLQDANLLQTFIQWGISAISVEPHTARQMHNLLLNAERSLSNQPRR, encoded by the coding sequence ATGCATGTCTACACCTTGGATCACATTCAAGCTACCCATCGTCCAGAGGTTGGGGATACCGCATTTCATTTGGCCCAAACGCTGCAGCAGGGGTACCCTGTGCTACCTGGGATTGTGATTACCGCATCCGTCCTAAACGATTTTCTAGAACATATCGATTGGTTGGAACCCCTGTTTGCCGATCTCCCCAATTCCACCCTGCATATCGAAGTTGAAGATCCTCGGCAACTGCAAGCGATCGCCCGTACCATTCGCCAAGGAATCGAGACCACCCCTTTCACTACAACCCACTGGATTGAAGAAGTACTGCACCTTGCCCAAAACTGGTCGTCTCAGCAAGTGGTGCTGAAACCATCCCTGGCCCTCTCACCGGAAGTTGGCTACTTCCTACCAGAGGCATCCACCGAAAGCCTGATTGATGCCAAAATCTATCCCCTCACAGAACTAGGTTTGCGGGAAGGAGTGCGCCATCTATGGAGCGATTTATTTAGCGCCAAAAGTTTATTTTATTGGCAACGCCTAGGCATCAGCCTGCAACATATCCAACTGGCTATCCTAGTTCAACCGATCGCCACCCCTGACCTTTCCGGTGACTTATATCTCAACGAGCAGAGCCTGGACATTCGCGCCATCTGGGGGATCGATCATGCCATCACCACGGGCGAAGTCTGTCCTGATTGGTATCACATTGACCTAGCTACAGGTCAAATCCTTGAACAAAAAGTGGAGCAAAAATTCTATCGCTGTGCCGTCCGCTTACCCGATGCAGCGTATGAAGCTATTGCACCTATTCCCGCTATTCAGCCAGGACTAGACCTAGTAGCGATCGATCCATCCGACCAACGAGCAGCCGTTTTATCTCCCTCCAACCTTGCAGATCTCATCGAGCTGGCCCGCACGATCGCCCAACAAAACCCTCGCCCTATTCGCGTCAACTGGCTTCTCTCCTCGCTCCTTCCCAGTCCAGCCCTGTGGATCAGTCACATCACGCCACAAACCCGCCCCTATCATTCATCATCCATAGCACCATCTACGCCCCTCGCCCATCAGCCCGTTCCTCAACCATCACCGGAGACAACGCTGTGGGGCATTGGGGTCGCCCAAGGGCAAATCTCAGGGCAGGTCTGGGTCGCCAATGAACGCGACACCACGCTGCCTAACCTCCCCCCCAACTGTATCTTAGTAGCCACGGTCTTCATGCCCACCTGGTTACCGCAACTGCATCACATTGCTGGCATTGTGACAGAGCAGGGCGGGATTACGTCCCATGGGGCGATCGTGGCCCGCGAGGTGGGTATTCCTGCCGTCGTCGGCGTTCTCAATGCCACCCAGCAACTACACACCGGCGATCGCATTACCGTAGATGGCGATCGCGGCGGTATCTACCGAGGCAACCATCCACCCATCCCTCCCCTAGAAACATCCTCCAAGCAAGAGTTAGAGTCGCCACCTGCCGATCGTTCAGCCGTGGCCACCGTCTCCCCCCACCGCATTCAGCTCTGGGTGAATCTCAACCGCTGGAGCAGTCTGCCCCAGCTAGAAACCTTACCCATTGATGGTGTTGGACTGGTGCGGTCTGAAATTGCCTTAATGGAGTTAATTGAGCAGCGCCATCCCCTCGATTGGATTGCCCAGCACCAAGCTCATCACATCCAAGCGCGCCTGGTCGAACAGTTGCAGCGGCTGGCCAAAGCCATGGCTCCTCGTCCCGTCTTTTATCGATCGCTGGATATGCGTTCCCATGAATACCAACTGCTAAGAGGCAGCCCTACCCTGACGCCGGAAGTCAATCCTATTCTAGGAATGCACGGCACCCTAAGCTATACGCTCAACCCCGCCTGGTTTCAACTGGAGCTCGCTGCTATCCGCCAAGTCCAGCAGATGGGCTACACGAACATCAATTTATTGTTACCGTTCGTTCGTACCGTCGAAGAATTTCAATTTTGCCATCAGTGGGCAGTACGCACCGGCTTGACCCAAGTCCAGGCTTTTCAAATCTGGATTATGGCCGAGGTTCCCTCCGTCGTCTGGCTGCTGCCCGACTACGTCAAAGCCGGGGTGCAGGGCATTGCCATTGGCACCAATGACCTCACCCAACTGCTGCTGGCGATCGATCGCGAGCATCCAGGTCTTTCGTCTCGGTTGGATACTCGGCATCCCGCCGTGCTGCGGGCGATCGCTCAATTAGTACGCACAGCCAAGCAGTTGCAGATTCCTTGCTCCATTTGCGGGCAAATTCCCCTACAGGATGCCAATCTGCTGCAAACCTTTATTCAATGGGGGATTAGCGCCATCTCTGTCGAACCTCATACCGCTCGACAAATGCATAACCTGCTCCTGAACGCTGAGCGATCGCTGTCGAATCAACCTCGACGATAG
- a CDS encoding DUF3493 domain-containing protein, which produces MAKSPRDRTSPVNPRLDDEMMARLRAEVKAPYRGLRIFVYGVCGASGLIGAFIFLAELAAGRASAATLPNFALQVGVVALMIWLFRVEKRAEQKQIERDDRNDRT; this is translated from the coding sequence ATGGCAAAATCACCGCGCGATCGCACTTCTCCCGTAAATCCCCGACTCGATGATGAAATGATGGCTCGGCTGCGGGCGGAGGTGAAAGCACCCTATCGGGGGCTGAGAATTTTTGTGTATGGGGTTTGTGGAGCTTCGGGGTTAATTGGAGCCTTCATTTTTCTGGCAGAACTGGCGGCAGGACGAGCCTCGGCGGCTACGCTCCCTAACTTTGCATTGCAGGTAGGGGTTGTGGCGCTGATGATCTGGCTGTTTCGCGTGGAAAAGCGGGCGGAGCAGAAGCAGATTGAGCGGGACGATCGCAACGATCGCACCTAA
- a CDS encoding folylpolyglutamate synthase/dihydrofolate synthase family protein: protein MHQAIALDPSYQAAESLLQQFERFGVDLGLDRIQHLLARLGSPHHRVPIIHVAGSNGKGSVCACLSAVLTAAGYRVGRYTSPHLVHWCERICIQDQAIAAADLYAALQEVERAIDPDQPCPTQFEVFTAAAWLYFAQQQVDLAVMEVGLGGRLDATNVCDRPLVSVITSLSLEHWQRLGPTLADIAREKAGILKSHCPAVIGPLPPMADQVVRDRLEALQCPTVWVEPAQDCGDGWALYTTPADLNPAPPGQTYRYPLTLPGQHQCSNSAVAIAALQVLQRQGWQISTQHFDQGLRQVRWPARLQWLSWSGCSILVDGAHNPAGAIALRQYVDQCIARGDRLHAPIHWVIGLLATKDHADILQPLLRSGDRLWLVEIPGHASADPQHLREVAHTVCPALGHCASYTNPIEGLRTAIAASQRQQPQSPSVILCGSLYLIGWLFQSAEWATLDTVTDRHQDATIPVLHEPFNPSSAG, encoded by the coding sequence ATGCATCAGGCGATCGCCTTAGATCCGTCCTATCAGGCCGCAGAGTCCCTACTGCAGCAGTTTGAGCGATTTGGTGTGGATCTGGGGCTCGATCGCATCCAGCACCTCCTAGCCAGGCTTGGCTCGCCCCACCACCGAGTACCGATCATTCACGTGGCAGGCAGTAATGGCAAAGGTTCTGTCTGTGCTTGCCTATCCGCCGTGCTCACAGCAGCTGGCTACCGGGTCGGGCGCTACACCTCGCCCCATCTAGTGCATTGGTGCGAGCGCATCTGTATTCAAGATCAGGCCATTGCCGCCGCCGATCTCTATGCCGCTCTCCAAGAGGTAGAGCGCGCTATTGATCCCGATCAACCCTGTCCCACCCAGTTTGAAGTGTTCACAGCCGCTGCTTGGCTGTACTTTGCCCAACAGCAGGTTGATCTAGCCGTGATGGAAGTCGGTTTGGGCGGTCGGCTCGATGCCACCAACGTCTGCGATCGCCCCCTCGTCAGCGTGATCACCTCTCTCAGCCTCGAACATTGGCAACGTTTGGGCCCAACCTTGGCCGACATTGCCCGAGAAAAAGCCGGTATTCTCAAATCCCACTGTCCGGCGGTGATTGGGCCCTTGCCTCCCATGGCAGATCAGGTGGTACGCGATCGCCTTGAGGCATTGCAATGTCCGACAGTTTGGGTGGAGCCGGCCCAAGATTGCGGGGATGGTTGGGCGCTCTACACCACGCCAGCAGACCTCAATCCGGCTCCCCCTGGGCAGACCTATCGCTACCCCTTGACCCTGCCTGGCCAGCATCAGTGCAGCAATTCTGCTGTGGCGATCGCGGCCCTGCAAGTTCTCCAGCGCCAAGGATGGCAGATCTCAACCCAGCATTTTGACCAAGGTCTACGGCAGGTGCGCTGGCCCGCTCGGTTACAGTGGTTGTCTTGGTCGGGCTGCTCGATCTTAGTGGATGGAGCCCATAACCCAGCCGGAGCCATTGCCCTGCGGCAGTATGTCGATCAATGTATAGCTAGAGGCGATCGCCTCCATGCTCCCATCCACTGGGTTATAGGACTGTTAGCAACCAAAGACCATGCGGATATTTTGCAGCCGTTGCTGCGTTCAGGCGATCGCCTCTGGCTGGTTGAGATTCCAGGCCATGCTTCCGCCGATCCTCAGCATTTGAGGGAGGTCGCCCACACCGTTTGCCCAGCCTTAGGCCATTGCGCAAGCTACACTAATCCCATAGAGGGGCTGAGGACAGCGATCGCCGCCAGTCAACGCCAGCAACCCCAATCCCCTAGCGTCATCCTATGCGGATCGCTCTATCTCATCGGCTGGCTGTTTCAGTCCGCTGAATGGGCTACCTTAGACACTGTTACGGATCGTCACCAAGACGCCACCATTCCTGTCCTCCATGAACCGTTCAATCCTTCATCGGCTGGGTAA
- a CDS encoding low molecular weight protein-tyrosine-phosphatase, which produces MTYQVLFVCLGNICRSPSTENIMNHLIQQRGLSDRIQCDSAGTSSYHIGSSPDRRMAAAARQRGIELRGQARQLTADDLDAFDLILAMDRENYRDICSLDVSQRHHAKIKLMCEFCQHHTDRDVPDPYYGGAEGFNYVIDLLLDACEGLLDHILTLDPTMSNSAS; this is translated from the coding sequence ATGACGTATCAAGTTCTGTTTGTTTGCCTTGGCAATATCTGCCGATCGCCCTCGACTGAAAACATCATGAATCACCTGATTCAACAGCGGGGGCTCAGCGATCGCATCCAGTGTGACTCAGCGGGCACGTCCAGCTATCATATCGGCAGTTCTCCCGATCGCCGCATGGCCGCCGCTGCTCGCCAGCGGGGCATTGAGCTGCGTGGACAGGCCCGGCAACTGACTGCAGATGACCTCGATGCCTTTGACCTGATTCTGGCCATGGATCGGGAGAATTACCGCGACATCTGCTCCCTAGATGTTAGTCAACGCCATCACGCCAAAATCAAGCTGATGTGTGAGTTTTGTCAGCACCATACCGATCGAGACGTTCCCGATCCTTACTATGGCGGAGCAGAAGGCTTTAACTACGTGATTGACCTGCTGCTGGATGCCTGTGAAGGGCTGCTCGACCACATCCTCACCCTCGATCCCACCATGTCAAATAGCGCTAGTTAG
- a CDS encoding photosystem II protein Y, whose protein sequence is MDWRIVVVLLPVILAGSWALYNIGKAALKQVQTFWNREA, encoded by the coding sequence ATGGACTGGAGAATTGTGGTTGTATTATTGCCGGTCATTTTGGCTGGAAGCTGGGCCTTGTATAACATTGGTAAAGCTGCCCTTAAGCAAGTTCAAACCTTTTGGAACCGCGAAGCGTAG
- a CDS encoding FAD-dependent oxidoreductase: protein MTKRFPLALAGRWLPLTLAGVMAALLPQGAIATPPRLPDATIACEILVVGGGLAGVATAYEGLLAGRTVCLTDLTDWMGGQISSQGTSALDERTTQRLEQFYSRGYLELRDRIRRHYGRINPGDCWVSESCFYPFDGHYLLADMLEDAEREGEGTLHWFPNTVIKDLDIRDRQIRSAIAIQHQPAPDAPPLNTFHLSNILEDAYTYADSDRFTKTILQFEPLIPEGESDRVADWYVVEATETGELIALADLPHQLGIDALSYEEPSSSSPTDDPYCTQGFTYTFAMQSTEEPQVHEPPDFYPQYEPYYSYELTRLADFDLVFTYRRILAQDPQPQGTDRSIYDYEVAVGDISMQNWTWGNDYRPGTAEDNLIYTQDQLRSLGQLEPGGWLGGLRVETLRRGEEISLGYFHWLVDGVTDSQLGEGVKERHPNHTFLSGLDSPMGTVHGLSKYPYMREGRRILGRPDGRYPDGFVISEIDISRIDYAADPFYAENLPDAMYRRLLTALAGRNTLAVLTGDLSLENLSRRSRSRIFPDSVGIGHYAIDFHPCMAFHPPEAPGNIERPGERQGAGQAYPFQIPLRALIPQNLDNLLVAGKSIATSHIAAAAYRVHSFEWSSGVAVGNTIDVVLDRNLLPYDLVDNLLAGEPDLERLQQRLREQGNPIAFPDTSIFNEDWDDWR from the coding sequence ATGACAAAACGTTTCCCACTGGCTTTGGCTGGGCGTTGGCTGCCCCTTACCCTGGCTGGCGTCATGGCCGCCCTGCTGCCCCAAGGGGCGATCGCCACCCCGCCTCGCCTACCCGATGCCACCATCGCCTGTGAGATTCTGGTGGTTGGAGGCGGATTAGCCGGTGTGGCGACGGCCTATGAAGGGCTATTGGCAGGACGCACCGTTTGCCTGACCGACCTCACCGACTGGATGGGCGGGCAGATTTCGTCCCAAGGCACCTCCGCTCTTGATGAACGCACCACCCAACGACTGGAGCAATTCTATTCCCGAGGCTATTTGGAATTACGCGATCGCATCCGTCGTCACTATGGACGCATCAACCCTGGAGATTGTTGGGTCAGCGAGTCTTGTTTCTATCCCTTCGATGGCCATTACCTGCTAGCGGACATGCTGGAGGATGCCGAACGAGAGGGAGAGGGCACCCTGCACTGGTTTCCCAATACCGTCATCAAGGATCTAGACATTCGCGATCGCCAAATCCGCAGCGCGATCGCCATTCAGCACCAGCCTGCCCCCGACGCCCCACCACTCAATACCTTTCACCTATCCAACATCCTAGAGGATGCCTATACCTACGCCGACTCCGATCGCTTCACGAAAACTATTCTGCAGTTCGAACCCCTGATTCCCGAGGGAGAGAGCGATCGCGTCGCTGATTGGTATGTGGTGGAAGCGACCGAAACTGGAGAGCTGATTGCCTTGGCAGATCTGCCCCACCAGCTAGGCATTGACGCCCTCTCCTACGAAGAACCCTCCTCCTCCAGTCCCACCGACGATCCCTACTGCACCCAAGGGTTTACCTACACCTTTGCCATGCAGTCCACCGAAGAACCCCAGGTTCACGAACCGCCAGATTTTTATCCCCAGTACGAACCCTACTACAGCTACGAGCTAACCCGTCTAGCCGATTTCGATCTGGTTTTTACCTACCGTCGCATTCTGGCCCAAGATCCCCAACCCCAAGGCACCGACCGCAGTATTTATGACTATGAGGTGGCTGTCGGTGATATTTCCATGCAGAACTGGACCTGGGGCAATGACTACCGCCCCGGCACGGCGGAAGACAATCTGATCTATACCCAAGATCAATTGCGATCGCTTGGGCAACTCGAACCGGGCGGCTGGCTAGGAGGCCTACGGGTGGAAACCCTGCGTCGCGGCGAAGAAATCTCCCTGGGCTACTTCCACTGGCTGGTGGATGGCGTCACGGATTCCCAACTGGGTGAGGGTGTGAAGGAACGCCATCCCAACCACACCTTCCTGAGCGGTCTAGATTCTCCCATGGGCACCGTTCACGGTCTCTCCAAATATCCCTACATGCGCGAAGGGCGTCGCATTCTCGGGCGACCCGATGGCCGCTATCCTGACGGCTTTGTGATTTCTGAAATCGATATTTCCCGCATTGACTACGCCGCCGATCCCTTCTACGCCGAGAACTTGCCCGACGCCATGTATCGGCGGCTCTTAACGGCGTTAGCAGGACGCAACACCCTTGCGGTGCTCACGGGCGACTTGAGTCTCGAAAACTTGAGTCGGCGATCGCGATCGCGAATCTTTCCCGACTCCGTAGGCATTGGTCACTACGCCATCGACTTCCATCCCTGCATGGCCTTCCATCCCCCAGAAGCACCGGGCAATATAGAGCGTCCTGGAGAACGGCAAGGGGCCGGTCAAGCCTATCCCTTCCAAATTCCGCTGCGGGCCCTCATTCCCCAAAACCTGGATAACCTCCTAGTGGCTGGCAAAAGCATCGCCACAAGCCACATCGCCGCCGCCGCCTACCGAGTCCATTCCTTTGAATGGTCATCCGGGGTCGCCGTGGGCAATACCATTGACGTTGTACTAGATCGCAATCTATTGCCCTATGATCTTGTGGACAACCTTCTTGCCGGTGAACCAGACTTGGAACGGCTGCAGCAACGTCTGCGGGAACAAGGCAATCCCATCGCCTTCCCAGATACGTCCATCTTTAATGAAGACTGGGATGACTGGCGTTAA
- a CDS encoding serine/threonine-protein kinase, whose translation MSYCLNPSCPNPENLAHTELCQACGSPLLLQGRYRAIQVLGQGGFGATFLARDEELPGHPHCVIKQLRPAASSPNVLLMARELFKREAKTLGKIGNHPQVPRLLDYFEANQEFYLVQEYISGSTLQQEVRGSGPFSEAGVKQFLSEVLPMIQYIHSQQVIHRDIKPANLIRRTEDKKLVLIDFGAVKDKIDPIKAAASDQTALTSYAIGTPGYAPPEQMAMRPVYASDLYALGVTCVYLLAGKSPKDMDYDPATGEMLWRDYVHVSDHFASVLEKMLEVSVRHRFQSANDVLRALDLEPYMDSLAQSMVTANRPPRSPKSGMGRTIGNSNEMSTSSPTSRIAAAIRARQSRNASDATSLQPGASRHQLLRKSSSTSSDTATGSTSSSRGGSAKIMPRLTAEELLEAYSKGRRDFTSHNLGGLNLQKADLSGASFHQSKLQKTNCQNANLFNADFGRANLNQAVLKNANMARAYLSHADLGGANLRGADLSYAYLSNANLRGANLCGADLTGAKVSDEQLATARTNWATIHPSGKRGFW comes from the coding sequence ATGAGCTATTGTCTAAACCCCTCTTGCCCTAATCCTGAGAACCTGGCGCACACAGAACTGTGTCAAGCCTGTGGTTCTCCATTGCTATTGCAAGGGCGATACAGAGCGATACAGGTTCTTGGACAGGGGGGGTTTGGAGCCACATTCCTGGCCCGCGATGAAGAGCTACCTGGCCATCCCCACTGTGTGATTAAGCAGCTCCGCCCTGCCGCCTCCTCGCCCAATGTGTTGCTGATGGCGCGGGAGTTGTTTAAGCGCGAAGCCAAAACCCTGGGCAAGATTGGCAATCATCCCCAAGTCCCGCGCTTGCTCGACTACTTCGAGGCCAACCAAGAGTTCTATCTAGTTCAGGAATATATCAGTGGCTCCACGCTGCAGCAGGAAGTGAGGGGCTCCGGACCATTCAGCGAAGCTGGGGTGAAGCAGTTCCTGAGTGAAGTCCTGCCGATGATTCAGTACATTCACAGCCAGCAGGTCATTCACAGAGACATTAAACCCGCCAACTTGATTCGGCGTACAGAAGACAAGAAGCTTGTGCTCATTGACTTTGGGGCGGTGAAGGATAAAATTGACCCAATCAAGGCAGCCGCTTCTGATCAAACAGCATTGACTTCCTACGCCATTGGTACTCCAGGCTATGCTCCACCGGAGCAGATGGCGATGCGTCCTGTGTATGCCAGTGATTTGTATGCCCTAGGTGTCACCTGCGTGTATTTACTGGCGGGCAAGTCACCGAAGGATATGGATTATGATCCCGCTACGGGGGAAATGCTGTGGCGAGACTATGTGCATGTGAGCGATCATTTTGCCAGCGTTTTGGAGAAGATGCTGGAAGTCTCGGTGCGCCATCGCTTCCAGTCTGCTAATGATGTCCTACGGGCGTTAGATCTGGAGCCCTACATGGATAGTTTGGCCCAGAGTATGGTGACGGCCAACCGTCCGCCGCGATCGCCCAAGTCTGGTATGGGGCGGACGATTGGCAACAGTAATGAAATGTCTACATCGTCGCCCACCTCGCGCATTGCGGCGGCTATCCGGGCTCGCCAGTCTCGTAATGCATCTGATGCTACCAGTCTTCAGCCTGGAGCGTCTCGCCATCAGCTTTTGCGCAAGTCGTCGTCCACCTCTTCAGATACGGCTACGGGTTCCACGAGTTCGTCGCGAGGGGGGAGCGCCAAAATCATGCCGCGTTTGACGGCGGAGGAGCTGCTGGAGGCCTATAGTAAGGGGCGGCGCGACTTCACCTCTCACAACTTGGGGGGCTTGAACTTGCAAAAGGCTGATCTCTCGGGAGCAAGCTTCCACCAATCGAAGCTGCAAAAAACAAACTGCCAAAATGCTAACTTGTTTAATGCCGATTTTGGGCGGGCGAATTTGAACCAAGCGGTCTTAAAAAACGCCAACATGGCCCGAGCGTACCTGAGTCATGCGGATCTGGGCGGAGCAAATCTACGGGGAGCAGATTTGAGCTATGCCTACCTGAGTAATGCCAACTTGCGAGGGGCCAATCTCTGCGGGGCAGATTTGACCGGGGCCAAGGTTTCCGATGAGCAGTTAGCTACAGCCCGCACCAACTGGGCCACGATTCATCCCAGCGGTAAGCGGGGATTTTGGTAG